The Sphaerospermopsis torques-reginae ITEP-024 genome has a window encoding:
- the hsdR gene encoding EcoAI/FtnUII family type I restriction enzme subunit R, which produces MTDKRELSEQDICTKYILPALVRAGWDITKQVREQVYFTDGRIYVKGNQAKRGKAKKADYILYYKPNIPIAVIEAKKNIYPLGAGMQQALNYAEILDLPVAFSSNGDGFLEHDRSGFSNLIEQELSLDNFPTPEQLWQKYKKYKGIETPEAEKIASFDYFFDTQGRQPRYYQQIAINRTVEAIAKGQNRLLLVMATGAGKTYTAFQIIYRLWKNGIKKKVLFLADRTALISQTKRGDFRHFKDKMTVIKNKVIDTAFEIYLALYQGLVNYDDDILDAYKEFDPDYFDLIIVDECHRGSAADDSKWREILEYFSCATQIGLTATPKETKEISNTEYFGEPIYIYSLKQGIDDGFLAPYKVIRIGLNVDLEGYRPERGKRDKSGYFVEDKIYNLKDFDRHLVIDERTKTVAKRVMEYLRKTDVYAKTIIFCTDTEHAERMRQAIINEAGNLALKNHKYVMRITGEDKEGKRELDNFINPEERYPVIATTSKLMTTGVDAQTCKLIVLDTNIESPTEFKQIIGRGTRINEQFDKQFFTIMDFRNVTDQFAAPNFNHHPIMIKELGKNQPLTIEDINGNLSESIIDQDTGEMIDFSQSPENFIDTKPKIIQGGNIVSEKRDKIYITGVSIAILNERVQYLNEAGELVTTSLRDYTKQNLLQEFSSLDDFLTRWNEADKKAALIAELRNHDIIAEELEQEIKKDLDLFDLICYVAWNRPPLTRKQRAENVKKRDYFTKYGEKARDVLNALLEKYANEGIENIEDLSVLKLEPLKQFGSPPEIVKIFGGKSQYISALRELTSELYKIAA; this is translated from the coding sequence ATGACTGATAAACGGGAACTGTCAGAACAGGATATTTGTACAAAGTATATTTTACCTGCCTTGGTTCGTGCCGGTTGGGATATTACCAAACAAGTACGAGAACAGGTATATTTTACCGATGGTCGAATTTATGTTAAAGGTAATCAAGCTAAACGTGGAAAAGCTAAAAAAGCTGATTATATTCTTTACTATAAACCGAATATTCCCATTGCTGTAATTGAAGCTAAAAAAAATATTTACCCTCTTGGTGCAGGAATGCAACAAGCTTTAAATTATGCAGAAATATTAGATTTACCTGTAGCTTTCAGTTCCAATGGTGATGGTTTTTTAGAACATGATAGATCGGGTTTTTCTAATTTAATTGAACAAGAATTAAGTCTTGATAATTTCCCCACTCCTGAGCAACTTTGGCAGAAATATAAAAAATATAAAGGAATAGAAACACCAGAAGCGGAAAAAATAGCTAGTTTTGATTACTTTTTTGATACTCAAGGTCGTCAACCACGATATTATCAACAAATTGCTATTAATCGTACAGTAGAAGCAATTGCTAAAGGTCAAAATCGGTTACTTTTAGTCATGGCCACTGGTGCGGGTAAAACTTACACCGCTTTTCAAATTATTTATCGTTTGTGGAAAAATGGTATTAAGAAAAAGGTATTATTTTTAGCTGATAGAACTGCTTTAATTAGTCAAACAAAACGTGGTGATTTTAGGCATTTTAAAGACAAAATGACAGTTATTAAAAACAAAGTCATTGATACTGCTTTTGAAATATATTTAGCATTATATCAAGGGTTGGTTAATTATGATGATGATATTTTGGATGCCTATAAAGAATTTGACCCTGATTATTTTGATTTAATTATAGTTGATGAATGTCATCGGGGTAGTGCTGCGGATGACAGTAAATGGCGAGAAATTTTAGAATATTTTAGTTGTGCTACCCAAATCGGTTTAACTGCAACTCCCAAGGAAACAAAGGAAATTTCTAATACTGAATATTTCGGTGAACCGATTTATATTTATTCTCTGAAACAGGGAATTGATGATGGTTTTCTTGCACCTTATAAAGTGATTCGGATAGGTTTAAATGTAGATTTAGAAGGTTATCGTCCTGAAAGGGGAAAACGAGATAAATCAGGTTATTTTGTGGAAGATAAAATCTACAATCTTAAAGATTTTGATAGACATTTAGTAATTGATGAAAGAACCAAAACAGTCGCTAAAAGGGTAATGGAATATTTAAGAAAAACCGATGTTTATGCAAAGACAATTATTTTCTGTACAGATACAGAACACGCGGAAAGAATGCGTCAAGCGATTATCAATGAAGCGGGTAATTTAGCTTTAAAAAATCATAAATATGTGATGCGTATTACTGGAGAAGATAAGGAAGGAAAACGGGAACTTGATAATTTTATTAATCCCGAAGAACGTTATCCCGTGATTGCGACAACTTCTAAATTAATGACGACGGGAGTTGATGCACAAACTTGTAAATTAATTGTTCTTGATACTAATATTGAATCCCCCACGGAATTTAAACAAATTATTGGTAGAGGTACGAGAATTAATGAACAATTTGATAAGCAGTTTTTCACAATCATGGATTTTAGAAATGTTACAGATCAATTTGCTGCTCCGAATTTTAATCATCATCCAATTATGATTAAAGAACTCGGTAAAAATCAACCGTTAACTATAGAAGATATTAATGGCAATTTAAGCGAATCTATTATTGATCAAGATACTGGGGAAATGATTGATTTTAGTCAAAGTCCTGAGAATTTTATTGATACTAAACCGAAAATTATTCAAGGTGGTAATATTGTTTCGGAAAAACGTGATAAGATTTATATTACAGGTGTTTCGATTGCGATTCTTAATGAAAGAGTTCAATATTTGAATGAAGCAGGAGAATTAGTTACTACCAGTTTACGCGATTATACCAAACAAAATTTATTGCAAGAGTTTAGCAGTTTGGATGATTTTTTAACCCGCTGGAATGAAGCTGATAAAAAAGCTGCTTTGATTGCAGAATTACGAAACCATGATATTATTGCTGAGGAGTTAGAACAGGAAATTAAAAAAGATTTAGATTTGTTTGATTTAATATGTTATGTTGCTTGGAATCGTCCACCTTTAACTCGTAAACAAAGAGCGGAAAATGTAAAAAAACGAGATTATTTTACTAAATATGGTGAAAAAGCAAGGGACGTTTTAAATGCACTTTTGGAAAAATACGCGAATGAGGGAATTGAAAATATTGAAGATTTATCTGTACTGAAATTAGAACCTTTAAAACAATTTGGTTCTCCTCCAGAAATTGTGAAAATTTTTGGTGGTAAGTCTCAATATATTTCTGCTTTACGAGAGTTAACTTCTGAGTTGTATAAAATAGCAGCATGA
- a CDS encoding restriction endonuclease subunit S has product MSDLTSIYQKQPLRDISIQSSVNALLDLVNQYPDYFISGKFTDFFNTLGGTQPPKKHFIDHPEEGYVRFLQIRDFSSESTPTFIPISKNNKICSEDDIILGRYGASVGKILTGKSGAYNVACAKIEPLIKINNKFLFYWLHNSKFQNQLRSISRSAQGGFNKNDLARFDVVVLKYEYQFKIVEILEKIDKFLIEKKDIELCLYSLDPFYKDFFQKAKIFLDSIHYIDNLKHKSIFQQKTLLLLKQAILQEAISGKLTAEWRKRNPIQKGDPDTDAVALLAKIKAEKEQLITEGKLKKEKPLPPISSDEVPFSLPDIRVYLRSSAFN; this is encoded by the coding sequence ATGTCTGATCTAACTTCAATTTATCAAAAGCAACCATTAAGAGATATTAGTATTCAATCAAGTGTTAATGCTTTGCTTGATTTAGTTAATCAATATCCTGATTATTTTATTTCAGGTAAGTTTACTGACTTTTTTAATACATTAGGTGGAACACAACCTCCTAAAAAACATTTCATTGATCACCCGGAAGAAGGTTATGTCAGATTTTTGCAAATAAGGGATTTTTCCTCCGAGTCAACCCCAACATTCATTCCAATTTCTAAAAATAATAAAATCTGTTCAGAAGATGATATAATACTTGGCCGTTATGGTGCGTCAGTTGGAAAAATATTAACTGGTAAAAGTGGTGCATATAATGTTGCCTGTGCAAAAATAGAACCACTAATCAAAATTAACAACAAATTTTTATTTTATTGGCTGCATAATTCCAAGTTTCAAAACCAGTTAAGAAGTATTAGTCGTAGCGCACAAGGCGGATTTAATAAAAATGACTTAGCTAGATTTGATGTAGTTGTTTTAAAGTATGAATATCAATTCAAAATTGTTGAAATACTTGAGAAAATTGATAAATTTCTAATAGAGAAAAAAGATATTGAATTGTGTTTATATTCCTTAGACCCCTTTTATAAAGATTTCTTTCAGAAAGCAAAAATTTTTCTAGATTCTATACATTATATTGACAATCTAAAACATAAAAGTATTTTTCAACAAAAAACATTACTTCTGTTAAAACAAGCGATTTTACAAGAAGCGATATCTGGTAAATTAACAGCAGAATGGCGTAAACGAAACCCGATTCAAAAAGGTGATCCTGATACGGATGCTGTTGCACTTCTGGCTAAAATCAAAGCGGAAAAAGAACAATTAATTACTGAGGGTAAACTCAAAAAAGAAAAACCTTTACCTCCTATTTCTAGTGATGAAGTTCCCTTTTCTTTACCTGATATCCGCGTTTATCTGCGTTCATCTGCGTTTAATTAA
- a CDS encoding site-2 protease family protein, translating into MQKNWQIGSLFGIPLFLDSLWFVIVGLATLNFGVAYQGWGTVTAWSAGLVMALLLFTSVLLHELGHSLVAQSQGIKVNSITLFFFGGIAAIEEESKTPGKAFQVAIAGPVVSIILFLLLTLGYQVIPDTTLLNVMVRDLARINLVVALFNLIPGLPLDGGQVLKAALWKITGDRFQAVHWAAKSGQILGYCAIAFGFALDFFTQELVTGLWIVLLGWFAIRNANTYDNVTTLQETLIKLQASDAMTRDFRVVDANKTLREFADLYLLDTSFPHTSHIAHTYFAASDGRYRGLVKIDDLRTTERSQWETETLQTIVHPLNTIPTVSESTSLADVINKLENEQLPQITVLSPAGAVAGVIDRGDTVKCLAQKLNLQISEGEIKRIKEEGTFPPGLQLGLIAKSVGER; encoded by the coding sequence ATGCAAAAAAATTGGCAAATTGGATCTTTATTTGGCATTCCTCTGTTTTTGGACTCCCTATGGTTTGTAATTGTTGGGTTGGCAACTTTAAATTTTGGGGTTGCTTACCAAGGATGGGGAACTGTCACAGCTTGGAGTGCGGGACTGGTAATGGCACTGCTGTTATTTACTTCTGTGCTGTTGCATGAGTTGGGGCATAGTTTAGTGGCGCAGTCCCAAGGAATTAAAGTTAATTCCATTACGCTGTTTTTCTTTGGTGGTATTGCGGCGATAGAGGAAGAGTCAAAAACTCCAGGTAAAGCTTTTCAAGTGGCGATCGCTGGTCCTGTGGTAAGTATTATCCTGTTTTTGTTGTTAACTCTAGGTTATCAAGTGATTCCTGATACTACATTATTAAATGTTATGGTCAGGGATTTAGCAAGAATTAACTTGGTTGTGGCTTTATTTAACTTGATTCCCGGTTTACCTTTGGATGGGGGACAGGTATTAAAAGCAGCACTGTGGAAAATTACAGGCGATCGCTTTCAAGCGGTACATTGGGCGGCTAAGTCTGGACAAATTTTAGGTTATTGTGCGATCGCTTTCGGATTTGCTCTAGATTTCTTTACCCAGGAATTGGTAACAGGTTTGTGGATTGTATTATTAGGTTGGTTTGCAATTCGTAACGCCAATACCTATGACAATGTTACCACCCTGCAAGAAACTCTGATTAAACTCCAAGCATCTGACGCAATGACTCGTGATTTTCGCGTAGTTGATGCAAATAAAACATTACGGGAGTTTGCGGACTTATATCTTTTAGATACATCTTTTCCCCATACATCACACATTGCACATACTTATTTTGCTGCATCCGATGGACGTTATCGGGGTTTGGTGAAAATTGATGATTTGCGGACAACCGAAAGAAGTCAGTGGGAAACTGAAACTTTGCAAACTATTGTTCATCCCCTGAACACAATACCCACTGTCAGCGAATCAACTTCTTTAGCAGACGTTATCAACAAACTAGAAAACGAACAGCTACCCCAAATCACCGTACTTTCTCCCGCAGGTGCGGTAGCTGGTGTGATTGATCGGGGAGATACTGTCAAGTGTTTAGCACAAAAGTTAAATTTGCAAATCAGCGAAGGGGAAATAAAGCGGATTAAAGAAGAAGGGACTTTTCCCCCTGGTTTGCAGTTAGGGTTAATAGCAAAGTCAGTAGGTGAGAGGTGA
- a CDS encoding type II toxin-antitoxin system VapC family toxin: MVIDTSAILAIIYGEPEELIFIELINESEECLLSSPSSVEASIVLGTKHGEKGVENLKLLIETLSITIVPFTIEQAQLASEGFLKFGKGRHPAKLNMGDCFSYALAKFTNQPLLFKGNDFIHTDVEQVKY, encoded by the coding sequence ATGGTGATTGATACTTCTGCTATCCTAGCAATTATTTATGGTGAACCTGAAGAATTGATATTTATTGAATTGATTAACGAAAGTGAAGAATGTCTATTATCTTCTCCAAGCTCTGTGGAAGCATCCATAGTTTTAGGTACTAAACATGGTGAAAAAGGTGTAGAGAATTTGAAATTACTAATTGAAACACTGTCTATAACTATTGTACCTTTTACTATAGAACAAGCACAATTAGCCAGCGAAGGATTTTTGAAATTTGGAAAAGGTCGTCATCCAGCAAAATTAAATATGGGAGATTGTTTTTCTTATGCTTTAGCAAAATTCACAAACCAACCTTTATTATTTAAAGGAAATGATTTTATTCACACTGATGTTGAACAGGTGAAATATTAA
- the psaK gene encoding photosystem I reaction center subunit PsaK, whose product MLSSILLAAASVPATPEWSPTVGIIISASCLVVLLLSLASKAPKVGPQMPLLPVSVAGFIGAMAFGHVIGIGIVLGLTNIGRL is encoded by the coding sequence TTGTTATCATCTATTTTATTAGCAGCAGCATCCGTACCCGCTACACCTGAGTGGAGTCCTACAGTTGGTATTATTATCAGTGCCAGTTGTTTGGTGGTACTTTTACTCAGTTTGGCAAGTAAAGCACCCAAAGTAGGACCCCAAATGCCTTTACTTCCCGTAAGTGTAGCAGGTTTTATCGGTGCAATGGCTTTCGGTCATGTAATTGGTATTGGTATTGTTTTAGGACTGACTAACATCGGTCGTTTATAA
- a CDS encoding HsdM family class I SAM-dependent methyltransferase, with product MKNLGGSIKSLRNFMRKDPGVSGDGQRIEQLGWLLFLKILDASDHELELIKDDFISPIPEHLRWCNWAVSQQGMTNGKKSLTGDELRDFIDKELFPALRNLDTSTGNQRAVIIKEIFQGTNNYMKNGTIIRQVLNSLNEIDFESSEDRHLFGDIYETILRELQTAGAYGEFYTPRALTEFMTEMVNPMLGEIVLDPACGTGGFLTCAINHLRLQGVDNVRDLQTLEKTIKGMEFKPLPFMLAVTNLFLHEIEVPNIEYTDSLNREYTSINSKDRVDVILANPPFGASVTDGVEDNFPMNYRTTESADLFLLLIVRYLHDGGRAGIILPDGSLTGDGVKARIRQHLLESCNLHTIIRLPNSVFQPYASVATNLLFFTKGEPTKEIWYWEHQLPEGVKAYSKTKPINKNEFQDLKKWWHKREENEQAWRVSFEELEKNGFNLDVKNPHVQEVERGYSSVELLGMLHDSLKESDRILDLLTKEIKNV from the coding sequence ATGAAAAATCTCGGCGGTAGTATTAAAAGTTTACGTAATTTCATGCGGAAAGATCCAGGTGTTTCTGGTGATGGACAAAGAATTGAACAGTTAGGTTGGTTATTGTTTCTGAAAATTTTAGATGCAAGTGATCATGAGTTAGAATTAATCAAAGATGATTTTATTTCTCCTATTCCTGAACATTTACGCTGGTGTAACTGGGCGGTTTCTCAACAGGGAATGACTAATGGGAAAAAATCATTAACTGGTGATGAGTTACGGGATTTTATTGATAAAGAATTATTCCCCGCTTTGCGAAATTTAGATACTAGCACCGGGAATCAACGCGCAGTAATTATTAAAGAGATTTTTCAAGGTACTAATAATTATATGAAAAATGGGACTATTATCCGTCAGGTGTTAAATAGTCTCAATGAAATTGATTTTGAAAGTTCGGAAGATCGTCATTTGTTCGGTGATATTTATGAAACGATTTTGCGAGAATTACAAACTGCGGGCGCTTATGGGGAATTTTACACACCCCGCGCTTTAACTGAATTTATGACGGAAATGGTTAACCCGATGTTGGGGGAAATTGTTCTCGATCCTGCTTGTGGTACGGGTGGTTTTTTAACTTGTGCAATTAATCATTTACGTTTGCAAGGTGTTGATAATGTCCGAGATTTGCAAACTTTAGAAAAAACGATTAAGGGTATGGAATTTAAACCTTTACCCTTTATGTTAGCGGTAACAAATTTATTTTTACATGAAATTGAAGTTCCCAATATTGAATATACAGATAGTTTAAATCGAGAATATACTTCTATTAATAGTAAAGATCGGGTTGATGTGATTTTAGCTAACCCTCCTTTTGGTGCTTCGGTAACAGATGGAGTAGAAGATAATTTTCCCATGAATTATCGCACTACAGAAAGTGCAGATTTGTTTTTATTATTAATAGTTAGGTATTTACATGATGGGGGACGGGCTGGTATTATTTTACCTGATGGTTCGTTAACAGGGGATGGGGTAAAAGCGCGTATTCGTCAGCATTTATTAGAGTCTTGTAATTTGCATACTATTATCCGTTTACCTAATTCTGTGTTTCAACCTTATGCTTCGGTGGCGACTAATTTGTTATTTTTTACTAAGGGTGAACCGACTAAGGAAATTTGGTATTGGGAACATCAATTACCGGAAGGTGTGAAGGCGTATTCTAAGACAAAACCGATTAATAAAAATGAGTTTCAGGATTTAAAGAAATGGTGGCATAAAAGAGAGGAAAATGAGCAAGCATGGCGGGTAAGTTTTGAGGAGTTAGAGAAGAATGGTTTTAATTTGGATGTGAAAAATCCTCATGTTCAGGAAGTGGAAAGGGGTTATAGTTCTGTGGAGTTGTTGGGGATGTTGCATGATTCTTTAAAGGAAAGTGATAGAATTTTGGATTTATTAACTAAAGAGATTAAAAATGTCTGA
- a CDS encoding putative toxin-antitoxin system toxin component, PIN family, translated as MMNKRFVLDNNILVSALLIKNSPPFQIIKLIESQGLILYSEATLLELNRVLSRKKFERYFTLEEKQEFILKLIEMSELVEIKELITICRDPKDDKFLELAISGKADFIITGDQDLLILNPFRDIEIITANEFLTRFN; from the coding sequence ATGATGAATAAGCGTTTTGTCTTGGATAATAATATTTTAGTTAGTGCATTGCTAATTAAAAATTCTCCTCCTTTTCAGATCATAAAACTAATAGAATCACAGGGATTAATTTTATATTCTGAAGCAACATTATTAGAACTTAATCGAGTTTTAAGTCGCAAGAAATTTGAGAGATATTTTACCCTAGAGGAAAAGCAAGAATTTATTCTTAAACTAATCGAGATGTCTGAATTGGTAGAAATAAAAGAACTTATTACTATTTGTCGTGATCCTAAAGATGATAAATTCTTGGAATTAGCAATTAGCGGTAAAGCTGATTTTATTATTACTGGTGATCAAGATTTATTAATTTTAAATCCTTTTAGAGATATTGAAATTATTACTGCAAATGAATTTTTGACTAGGTTTAATTAA
- the hemN gene encoding oxygen-independent coproporphyrinogen III oxidase: MVFLLPGVKFDLDLIKKYDTRAPRYTSYPPATELTETFTAPDFERAIINSNQRQTPLSLYFHIPFCQSACYFCGCNTVISNNKNIAKPYLQNLAREIQNTSELIDTSRKVLQIHWGGGTPNYLELSQVEFLWNKINRYFTIDENAEVSIEINPRYVNREYIRFLRDIGFNRISFGIQDFNPEVQQAVNRIQPEKMLFEAMGWIREANFASVNVDLIYGLPYQNLHTFRETVKKTIALDPDRVVVFNFAYVPWMKPVQKRIDPATLPGAQEKLDILKMTIEELTNNEYLFIGMDHFAKTNNELAIAQQNGTLKRNFQGYTTHAETELFGFGSTSISMLEDAYAQNHKGLKDYYQAVTAGILPTSKGIKLTQDDIIRRDVIMSIMSHFQLHKSDIEKKYHINFDGYFAQELEELKPLEDDGLVNLLADEIQITDTGRLLVRNIAVNFDTHSRIKETKFSRAI, encoded by the coding sequence ATGGTCTTTCTATTACCTGGTGTCAAATTCGATTTGGATCTGATCAAAAAGTATGACACCCGCGCACCCAGATATACTAGCTACCCACCAGCTACAGAATTAACTGAAACATTTACCGCGCCAGACTTTGAAAGAGCCATCATTAATTCTAATCAACGTCAAACGCCCCTATCTTTATATTTCCACATTCCTTTTTGTCAGAGTGCTTGTTATTTTTGTGGCTGTAATACAGTTATTTCTAATAACAAGAATATCGCTAAACCTTATCTCCAAAATTTAGCGCGGGAAATCCAAAATACCAGCGAATTAATAGATACAAGTCGCAAAGTTTTGCAAATTCACTGGGGTGGTGGAACACCAAATTATTTGGAACTAAGTCAAGTTGAATTTTTGTGGAATAAGATTAATCGTTATTTCACTATTGATGAAAATGCAGAAGTTTCTATTGAAATTAACCCTCGCTATGTCAATAGAGAATATATCCGATTTCTTAGAGATATTGGCTTTAATCGCATTAGTTTTGGTATCCAAGACTTTAACCCAGAAGTACAACAAGCAGTCAACCGTATCCAACCAGAAAAAATGCTGTTTGAAGCAATGGGTTGGATTAGAGAGGCTAATTTTGCTAGTGTAAATGTAGATTTAATTTATGGTTTACCCTACCAAAATCTACATACTTTTAGAGAAACTGTCAAAAAGACAATTGCTCTAGATCCTGATCGAGTTGTGGTGTTTAATTTTGCCTATGTTCCTTGGATGAAACCTGTACAAAAAAGAATTGATCCGGCTACATTACCGGGCGCTCAGGAAAAGTTAGATATCCTGAAAATGACCATTGAGGAATTAACAAATAATGAGTATTTGTTTATCGGTATGGATCATTTTGCCAAAACTAATAATGAATTGGCGATCGCTCAACAAAATGGTACTCTTAAACGCAACTTCCAAGGTTATACAACTCACGCAGAAACCGAACTTTTTGGTTTTGGTTCTACATCTATTAGTATGTTAGAAGATGCTTATGCTCAAAACCATAAAGGGTTAAAGGACTATTATCAAGCTGTAACAGCAGGTATTCTTCCCACCAGTAAAGGCATTAAATTAACCCAAGATGATATCATCAGACGGGATGTAATTATGTCTATTATGTCTCACTTCCAGTTACATAAATCAGACATTGAAAAGAAATATCACATCAATTTTGATGGATATTTTGCCCAGGAACTAGAAGAATTAAAACCCCTGGAAGATGATGGACTTGTAAATTTATTAGCCGACGAAATCCAAATTACTGATACTGGTAGATTATTGGTGAGAAATATCGCCGTTAACTTCGATACTCATAGCAGAATTAAAGAAACTAAATTCTCTCGTGCTATTTGA
- a CDS encoding phosphoribosylanthranilate isomerase, with protein MRVKICGITQPQQSLAIANLGATALGFICVQTSPRYVTIEQIRAAVSPLPDNIDKIGVFANSSILQISEVVQASNLTGVQLHGDETPEFCYQLRQILPNIEIIKALRVRNLQQLETTANYIDYVDSLLLDAYHPQQLGGTGKTLDWEMLQAYKPSRPWFLAGGLTPDNILTALNQIHPNGIDLSSGVERSPGDKDLDKVALLFAKLKSL; from the coding sequence ATGCGAGTTAAAATTTGCGGAATTACTCAACCACAGCAGTCTTTAGCTATAGCTAATTTAGGTGCAACCGCACTAGGTTTTATCTGTGTACAAACTTCACCACGCTACGTTACTATAGAGCAAATACGAGCAGCAGTATCACCATTGCCAGATAATATTGATAAAATTGGTGTTTTTGCCAATAGCAGCATTTTACAAATTAGTGAAGTTGTACAAGCATCTAATTTAACGGGTGTACAGTTGCACGGAGATGAAACACCAGAATTTTGTTATCAATTACGTCAGATTTTACCAAACATAGAAATTATTAAAGCTTTGCGAGTGAGAAATTTACAACAACTAGAAACCACAGCTAATTATATTGATTATGTAGATAGTTTACTATTAGATGCTTACCATCCCCAACAATTAGGAGGAACAGGAAAAACATTAGATTGGGAAATGTTACAAGCTTATAAACCTAGTCGTCCTTGGTTTTTAGCAGGAGGACTAACACCAGATAATATTTTAACAGCTTTAAATCAAATTCATCCCAATGGAATTGATTTATCTAGTGGTGTAGAACGTTCACCAGGAGATAAAGATTTAGATAAGGTGGCGTTGTTGTTTGCTAAGTTAAAATCTTTGTGA
- a CDS encoding GlsB/YeaQ/YmgE family stress response membrane protein, whose amino-acid sequence MNIIAWIILGLLAGALAKAVYPGHQGGGIVSTIILGIVGAFIGGTLFTLLRTGTLQLSAATLSIPGLLVAIIGAILAIYLWTLFQRSSRA is encoded by the coding sequence ATTAATATTATTGCTTGGATAATTTTAGGACTATTAGCTGGTGCGCTTGCCAAAGCTGTTTATCCTGGTCATCAAGGCGGTGGCATTGTCTCAACAATAATTTTAGGTATTGTAGGTGCTTTTATCGGTGGAACTTTATTTACACTTCTCCGCACAGGAACTCTACAACTTTCGGCTGCTACTTTAAGTATTCCCGGTCTTTTGGTGGCAATAATTGGTGCGATACTTGCGATTTATTTATGGACGCTATTCCAAAGAAGTAGCCGAGCATAA
- a CDS encoding manganese catalase family protein — MFFHKKEPIHFVKVDEPNPRFAQLLLEQFGGATGELTAALQYWVQSFHVENPGIRDMLQDIAIEEFGHLEMVGKLIESHTKNTDQTEAYRSTLFALRGIGPHFLDSQGHAWTANYLNEGGDVVRDLRANIGAEAGARQTYEELIKLSTDQGTKNTLVHLLTREISHTQMFMKALDSLGKLTDPIFGNVQPDETVSLYYNLSKNGTEPDQRGPWNSEPTFNYIANPLESRT, encoded by the coding sequence ATGTTTTTTCACAAAAAAGAACCGATTCATTTTGTCAAAGTTGATGAACCTAACCCCCGCTTTGCTCAATTACTTCTAGAGCAATTTGGCGGTGCAACTGGAGAACTCACAGCCGCTTTGCAATATTGGGTGCAATCTTTTCATGTTGAAAATCCTGGTATTCGGGATATGCTCCAAGATATTGCTATTGAAGAATTTGGTCATTTAGAAATGGTTGGTAAACTCATAGAATCTCATACAAAAAATACCGACCAAACCGAAGCTTACAGAAGCACTCTTTTTGCTCTTCGCGGAATCGGACCTCATTTTCTTGATAGTCAAGGTCATGCTTGGACTGCAAATTATTTGAATGAAGGTGGTGATGTAGTTCGAGATTTACGGGCGAATATTGGCGCAGAAGCTGGCGCAAGGCAAACTTATGAGGAGTTAATTAAACTATCCACAGATCAAGGAACTAAAAATACTTTAGTTCATTTATTAACAAGAGAAATTTCTCATACCCAAATGTTTATGAAAGCTTTGGATTCTTTGGGTAAGTTGACTGATCCTATTTTTGGCAATGTTCAACCAGATGAAACTGTCTCTCTTTATTACAACTTATCAAAAAACGGAACTGAGCCAGATCAACGAGGTCCTTGGAATTCTGAACCAACATTTAATTACATTGCCAATCCTTTAGAATCTCGAACTTAA